Proteins encoded together in one Candidatus Sulfotelmatobacter sp. window:
- a CDS encoding LacI family DNA-binding transcriptional regulator: MVTIRDVAKESGFSSTTVSIVLNNAPLARYIPPATKKRIEKAAQKLGYRPNQFARSLRSKRSHTVGVMVFDMTDPYCTLVLRGIENTLYQSSYLPILTDVHNERSRFERYLEMLLDRRVEALIVLANWLFLDINLLGDLEKSSIPTAMIGCELKTDSISSVIVDNEVGGYMAIEHLHSLGHRKIAFIRGPKALTDSSPRWRGIGKFAKECGLELDPRLIVELPESRDPMSSFESGYKLTEDLIRQKRAFPFTALLAFDDMSAFGAIRALNRAGIRVPEQCSVIGFDDVATSAIYTPSLTTVRQPMEAMGASAVGIVVDGINGVLEKRETNATHRKVAPELVARESTRSVL; encoded by the coding sequence ATGGTGACGATTCGCGACGTAGCGAAGGAGAGCGGGTTTTCGTCGACCACCGTGTCGATCGTCCTGAACAATGCGCCATTGGCGCGATACATCCCTCCAGCGACGAAGAAGCGCATCGAGAAGGCCGCCCAGAAGCTTGGGTATCGTCCCAATCAGTTTGCCCGTTCCCTGCGCAGCAAGCGCAGCCACACCGTGGGCGTGATGGTCTTCGACATGACCGACCCCTATTGCACGCTGGTGCTGCGCGGCATTGAAAATACTCTGTATCAGTCGTCGTATCTGCCGATTCTCACCGACGTGCACAACGAGCGCAGCCGCTTTGAGCGCTATCTGGAGATGCTGCTCGACCGCCGCGTGGAGGCCCTGATCGTACTGGCAAACTGGCTGTTTCTCGATATTAATCTGCTGGGCGATCTGGAGAAGAGCAGCATCCCGACGGCGATGATTGGCTGCGAATTGAAGACCGATTCGATCAGTTCGGTCATCGTCGACAACGAAGTCGGCGGCTACATGGCCATCGAGCATTTACATTCTCTCGGCCATCGCAAGATCGCGTTCATTCGGGGACCGAAGGCTTTGACCGACAGCTCTCCGCGGTGGCGGGGCATCGGCAAATTTGCCAAAGAATGCGGCCTGGAACTCGATCCTCGCCTGATCGTGGAGCTGCCAGAATCGCGCGATCCCATGTCGAGCTTTGAATCGGGCTACAAGTTGACGGAAGATCTGATCCGGCAGAAGCGGGCTTTTCCTTTCACGGCGCTGCTGGCGTTCGATGATATGAGCGCGTTCGGGGCGATCCGGGCTTTGAACCGGGCGGGGATACGCGTGCCCGAGCAGTGCTCGGTGATCGGCTTCGACGATGTAGCCACTTCGGCGATTTACACGCCGTCGCTCACTACCGTCCGCCAGCCCATGGAAGCGATGGGAGCCTCGGCCGTGGGGATTGTGGTCGATGGCATCAATGGAGTACTGGAAAAGCGGGAGACTAATGCGACGCATCGGAAGGTGGCGCCAGAATTGGTGGCGCGGGAGTCGACGCGCAGCGTGCTGTAA
- a CDS encoding tetratricopeptide repeat protein encodes MAIRALFLLCAAMALAFPPRQSSSAPPSVPPSRPAGNARGSTSPTTATESTLDPAKLFQFGQDALTHGRLDEAERDFRAVLQIDPQSGGAYANLGVVHMRRKQWTRALQMLRKAEHLMPQVSGIRLNIGLAYFRQNEFLEAIPSFESVVRDQPDALQPRYLLGLCYFFAERWSDAASTLEPLWPQEFEKMPYLYVLSNAAHRAGQKDLDDRATAQLVKLGAGSPEYRLFVGKYYLNVGQYDSALGEFQAAAAANPTLLFVHFNLGLAYLKKQDYPRARDEFVKDAAIEPDLALDYEELGEVYWLLQDDENAARSYRAALRRDPRLVNSHLGLARLAERNQKYAAALTEIDAAAKIDPARTDVHYIRGRVLLHLGRKEEAKKELALAASKSSESPSEPQKQAGTVPSPELLQEPQ; translated from the coding sequence ATGGCAATCCGAGCTTTGTTTTTGTTGTGTGCGGCAATGGCGCTGGCCTTTCCGCCCCGCCAATCTTCTTCGGCGCCGCCCTCCGTCCCCCCGTCTCGGCCCGCCGGAAACGCGCGCGGCAGCACTTCGCCAACCACCGCTACGGAGTCCACCCTCGACCCCGCGAAGCTCTTTCAGTTCGGGCAGGACGCCCTCACTCACGGACGATTGGACGAAGCCGAACGCGATTTCCGGGCCGTGCTCCAGATCGATCCGCAATCCGGCGGAGCCTATGCCAATCTTGGCGTCGTCCACATGCGCCGCAAACAATGGACGCGCGCTTTGCAGATGCTGCGCAAGGCCGAGCACCTGATGCCGCAGGTGTCAGGCATTCGCCTCAACATCGGCCTTGCCTATTTCCGTCAAAACGAATTCCTCGAAGCCATCCCTTCCTTTGAGTCCGTGGTTCGCGATCAGCCGGACGCGCTCCAGCCGCGTTATCTGCTGGGACTGTGTTATTTTTTTGCGGAGCGCTGGTCTGACGCTGCCTCCACGCTCGAACCCCTGTGGCCGCAGGAATTCGAGAAAATGCCTTATCTCTACGTGCTGTCGAACGCCGCCCATCGCGCCGGCCAGAAGGATCTGGACGACCGCGCCACGGCGCAACTCGTCAAGCTCGGCGCCGGCTCGCCGGAATATCGCCTCTTCGTCGGCAAGTACTATCTGAACGTAGGGCAGTACGATTCGGCTCTGGGAGAATTCCAGGCAGCAGCCGCGGCGAATCCCACGCTTCTCTTCGTGCACTTCAACCTCGGACTCGCCTACCTGAAGAAGCAGGACTATCCACGGGCGCGCGATGAGTTCGTCAAAGACGCCGCCATCGAGCCCGACCTCGCTCTCGACTACGAGGAACTCGGCGAGGTCTACTGGCTGCTGCAAGACGACGAGAATGCCGCCAGGAGCTACCGCGCCGCGCTACGCCGCGATCCCCGGCTGGTGAATTCGCACCTCGGGTTGGCGCGCCTCGCTGAGCGTAACCAGAAGTACGCCGCCGCTTTGACCGAGATCGACGCCGCTGCCAAAATCGATCCTGCCCGCACCGATGTTCACTACATCCGGGGTCGAGTGCTGCTGCACTTGGGACGCAAAGAGGAAGCCAAAAAAGAATTGGCTTTGGCCGCCAGTAAAAGCAGCGAATCCCCTAGCGAACCCCAGAAGCAGGCGGGAACGGTACCTTCTCCGGAGCTATTGCAAGAGCCGCAGTGA
- a CDS encoding AsmA family protein, with translation MNRTLKIIAIVLGVLIIIAIAIPFLIDANTFRPTLESDLTNAMGRQVKVGNLSLSLFTGSVAADDISIADDPAFSKSPFVQAKSLKVGVELMPLIFSKTLNVTELTLKQPEISLVKSEDGSKWNFSSLGGNNASAPKPAPATSSQSSPQAGANPNLSVAKLNVDNGRLTVTRAGSSAPARIYDKVTIQVTNFSFTSSFPFKLSAELPDNGSLKLEGKAGPIDSNNAAMTPLDAKVTVRKMNLAASGFIDPAAGISGVADFDGTISSDGHTAKTEGKLTASNLQVVKKGSPAGKPVEVSYTVNHDLAKETGTIPQCDVAMGKAVAHVNGTYDAHGQVTSIEMKLNGPNMPVDDLEAMLPALGVILPPKATLKGGTLNTNMTINGPVDKLVILGTVKMQNTTLANFDLGSKLSSVSQLSGKSTGNDTTIQNFSSDVRMAPDGTKADNINLTVPALGVVTGAGTVSPSNELAFKMNAAVAGLGVPFMVTGTTSDPKFAPDMKGMASGLLKGLGGKGNQNPVNGLSGLFKKKPQ, from the coding sequence ATGAATCGCACCCTGAAGATCATTGCCATTGTCCTCGGCGTACTGATTATTATCGCCATCGCAATTCCCTTCCTCATCGACGCCAACACCTTCCGCCCGACCCTCGAGTCAGACCTTACGAATGCAATGGGACGGCAAGTCAAGGTAGGAAATCTGTCCCTGTCGCTCTTTACCGGCAGCGTCGCTGCCGACGACATTTCTATCGCGGACGACCCGGCCTTCAGCAAATCTCCTTTCGTGCAGGCGAAATCGCTCAAGGTCGGCGTAGAACTGATGCCGCTAATCTTCTCCAAAACGCTGAACGTGACCGAACTTACTCTGAAACAGCCCGAGATCAGCCTGGTGAAATCGGAGGACGGCTCCAAATGGAATTTCTCCAGTCTGGGAGGAAACAATGCTTCCGCGCCGAAACCGGCGCCAGCAACTTCGTCTCAATCTTCGCCCCAAGCCGGGGCCAATCCCAATCTGTCGGTGGCCAAGCTGAACGTCGATAATGGTCGCCTCACCGTGACCCGAGCAGGATCGAGCGCCCCCGCCCGCATCTACGACAAAGTTACTATTCAGGTAACTAACTTCTCATTTACCTCTTCGTTCCCCTTCAAACTGTCGGCCGAACTTCCCGACAATGGCAGCCTGAAACTCGAGGGCAAAGCCGGACCGATCGACTCCAACAATGCCGCGATGACTCCCCTCGACGCCAAGGTTACGGTGCGAAAGATGAACCTGGCCGCATCGGGATTTATCGATCCCGCAGCGGGCATCTCCGGCGTCGCGGATTTCGACGGTACCATCTCCTCCGACGGCCACACTGCCAAGACCGAGGGCAAGCTGACGGCCAGCAATTTGCAGGTAGTCAAGAAGGGATCGCCTGCCGGCAAGCCCGTCGAGGTCTCCTACACCGTGAACCACGACCTCGCCAAAGAGACCGGCACCATACCGCAGTGTGACGTTGCTATGGGCAAGGCGGTGGCGCACGTCAACGGCACCTACGACGCGCACGGCCAGGTGACTTCGATCGAGATGAAATTGAACGGACCGAATATGCCCGTCGACGATCTCGAGGCCATGCTCCCGGCTCTCGGCGTCATATTACCTCCTAAGGCAACACTCAAAGGAGGCACACTCAACACCAACATGACGATCAACGGTCCCGTTGACAAGTTGGTTATCCTCGGCACGGTGAAAATGCAAAATACCACGCTGGCCAACTTCGACCTGGGCTCGAAGCTGTCCTCCGTTTCCCAGTTGAGCGGCAAGAGCACAGGCAACGACACCACCATCCAAAACTTCAGCAGCGACGTCCGCATGGCTCCCGACGGCACCAAGGCCGATAACATCAATCTCACCGTGCCTGCCCTCGGAGTGGTCACGGGCGCGGGCACCGTGAGTCCGTCCAATGAACTCGCCTTCAAGATGAACGCCGCGGTCGCGGGACTGGGCGTTCCCTTCATGGTCACTGGCACCACCTCCGACCCCAAATTCGCCCCCGACATGAAAGGCATGGCCAGCGGCCTGTTGAAAGGTCTGGGGGGCAAAGGCAATCAGAATCCTGTGAACGGTCTCAGTGGACTGTTCAAGAAGAAACCGCAGTAG
- a CDS encoding SBBP repeat-containing protein → MSKPLAATKFTRTGFTRNGFTRNRFTKTGFMRALCIVALAAMAVVALGVGMHPYRATAAVKPISVAKPPASAPGTGQNSRVRATLAALPLAFEANQGQTDPQVKYMARGNGYTVFLTGNDTVFALHSSSPTIASRVADKYAFGRTPRKKATTEKSAAIRMHLVGGNTHSKIAAGRELPGRTNYYIGNDSSQWQTGVKQYAAVSYRDVYPGVDMAFHGQQRQLEFDFIVAPNASAAPINLAFSGARKLVTDASGNLVLASSAGNVVLRKPIAYQEKNGQRELVNVDFQMNGNNVGLALGSYDHSRELIIDPSLSYATYLGGTAEDDAYGIAIDGSGNAYVTGQTESTNFPTAGGVAPNTNSGSFDAFVTKISADGSSLVYSTYVGGTGADSGNAIAVDASGDAFVAGGTGSTDFPHTGGFQTTLGGALDAFVFELNPGGTALTYSTYLGGSGDDYASGIALDSSGNAYIVGTTLSTDFPVDNPIQATINGASNGFVTKINTSGNAKVYSTYLGGGTGDFAAAVAVDSSGNAYVTGATQNSTFPTTTGAFQTTCGTAANCNGGLDDAFVTVINAAGSGFVYSTFLGGSGVDEGLSIAVDSADDAYVTGLTRSSTTFPLKSALQATFGSGATQNAFVTEINPSGNALVYSTFLGGNVSDAGAGIALDGNKNAYVTGQTSSSNFPTVSATQATLGGGSDAFVSEIAASGTQLVFSTYLGGALDENTNLGSIVSVAGSIAVDSAGANIYVAGNTASTNFPTQVPEQAANGGGTDAFVAKYATGAAGPSFTVTDGALSPTSGSAGASFTATITVGSVNGFNSAVALTCTGAPVVSKGPTCAFSNPGASVTPPANGTVTSTLTVSTTAAAAMLGGPSNRPSSGVMYALFLPVFGIALLGVGIGSGGSRRRKLFSFLMLGLVLAGLLAMPACSSGSSNGGGATSGTPAGTYTFTVTGTSGGVAVTGSPALTLTIN, encoded by the coding sequence GTGTCTAAGCCACTAGCCGCAACCAAGTTCACGCGCACTGGGTTTACGAGAAATGGGTTTACGAGAAATAGGTTTACGAAAACTGGATTCATGCGCGCTCTCTGCATCGTTGCCTTAGCCGCAATGGCGGTCGTCGCACTAGGCGTCGGCATGCACCCGTACCGCGCAACCGCAGCCGTCAAGCCGATCTCCGTGGCCAAGCCGCCTGCATCCGCACCAGGCACCGGTCAGAACAGCCGCGTCCGCGCCACCCTCGCCGCCCTTCCCCTGGCCTTCGAAGCCAACCAGGGACAGACGGATCCCCAAGTCAAATACATGGCCCGGGGCAACGGCTACACCGTATTCCTCACGGGCAATGACACAGTGTTCGCGCTGCATTCTTCGTCACCGACAATAGCCTCGCGCGTCGCCGACAAATACGCGTTCGGCAGAACGCCACGAAAGAAAGCAACAACGGAAAAATCCGCCGCGATTCGCATGCACCTGGTCGGCGGCAACACACACTCCAAAATCGCCGCTGGCCGCGAACTTCCCGGCCGCACCAACTACTACATCGGCAACGATTCCAGCCAGTGGCAGACCGGTGTGAAGCAGTACGCGGCCGTATCCTACCGTGACGTTTACCCCGGCGTCGACATGGCCTTCCACGGCCAGCAACGCCAGTTGGAATTCGATTTCATCGTGGCCCCGAACGCTAGCGCTGCGCCCATTAATCTTGCCTTCAGCGGAGCACGCAAGTTAGTCACCGACGCCTCCGGCAACCTTGTCCTCGCCTCCTCCGCCGGCAATGTTGTGCTGCGCAAGCCGATCGCCTATCAGGAAAAAAATGGCCAGCGTGAACTCGTAAATGTTGATTTCCAGATGAATGGAAACAATGTCGGCCTCGCTCTCGGCTCCTACGATCACAGCCGGGAACTGATAATCGACCCGTCGCTCAGCTACGCCACCTATCTCGGTGGCACCGCTGAGGACGACGCTTACGGCATCGCCATCGACGGCAGCGGAAACGCCTACGTGACCGGTCAAACCGAGTCCACTAACTTCCCGACAGCCGGCGGCGTGGCTCCTAACACAAACTCCGGCAGCTTCGACGCATTCGTAACGAAGATCTCGGCGGACGGCTCCTCTCTCGTCTACTCGACTTACGTTGGGGGAACCGGCGCAGACAGCGGCAATGCGATCGCCGTAGACGCGTCGGGCGACGCCTTCGTCGCCGGCGGCACCGGCTCCACAGACTTCCCGCATACCGGCGGCTTTCAGACTACTTTGGGAGGCGCGCTCGACGCGTTTGTGTTCGAACTGAATCCCGGCGGAACAGCCCTGACCTATAGCACGTATCTCGGAGGCTCCGGCGATGACTACGCTTCCGGAATTGCGCTCGACAGTAGCGGGAATGCATACATTGTCGGCACCACACTCTCGACTGATTTCCCGGTGGATAATCCAATTCAAGCCACGATCAACGGGGCTTCCAACGGCTTCGTTACCAAGATAAATACTTCCGGGAACGCGAAAGTGTATTCCACGTACCTTGGCGGAGGCACTGGCGATTTCGCGGCCGCAGTTGCAGTAGACTCCTCTGGCAACGCGTACGTCACCGGCGCAACTCAAAATTCAACTTTCCCCACAACGACCGGGGCGTTCCAGACCACCTGCGGTACCGCCGCGAATTGCAACGGCGGTCTGGATGACGCCTTCGTGACTGTCATCAATGCAGCCGGCAGTGGATTCGTCTATTCGACTTTCCTTGGGGGTTCGGGAGTAGACGAGGGACTGTCAATTGCTGTGGACTCCGCGGACGACGCCTATGTGACCGGACTGACGCGGTCAAGCACAACCTTCCCGTTGAAATCGGCACTGCAGGCCACCTTCGGCAGCGGTGCTACCCAAAACGCCTTCGTCACTGAAATAAATCCATCCGGAAACGCCCTGGTGTACTCGACCTTCCTTGGCGGGAACGTGTCGGATGCCGGTGCGGGCATTGCTCTTGACGGAAATAAAAACGCATACGTCACAGGCCAAACCAGCTCGTCCAATTTCCCGACTGTCAGCGCTACCCAGGCGACTCTTGGCGGCGGGAGCGACGCGTTTGTGAGTGAGATCGCGGCGTCAGGCACTCAGCTCGTTTTCTCCACGTACCTCGGTGGAGCACTCGATGAAAACACCAACCTAGGCAGCATCGTCAGCGTGGCAGGCTCCATCGCAGTTGATAGCGCCGGCGCCAACATCTACGTTGCTGGCAATACCGCTTCGACAAATTTCCCAACTCAAGTGCCCGAACAAGCCGCTAACGGCGGCGGGACCGACGCCTTCGTGGCAAAGTACGCGACGGGAGCCGCGGGCCCCAGTTTCACCGTGACGGATGGCGCGTTGTCGCCAACATCGGGGAGCGCCGGGGCTTCATTCACCGCAACTATTACGGTGGGCTCGGTCAACGGTTTCAATTCAGCTGTTGCACTGACCTGCACCGGAGCCCCGGTCGTTTCCAAGGGGCCGACCTGCGCCTTCAGCAACCCTGGCGCTTCAGTTACTCCGCCGGCCAACGGCACCGTGACCTCCACGTTAACTGTTTCCACAACCGCGGCGGCGGCGATGCTTGGCGGCCCTTCCAATAGACCGTCCTCTGGCGTGATGTATGCCCTGTTTCTCCCCGTGTTCGGAATCGCGCTGCTAGGCGTCGGAATCGGATCCGGTGGCTCTCGCCGCAGAAAATTGTTCAGCTTCCTCATGCTCGGCCTGGTACTCGCGGGGCTATTGGCGATGCCCGCCTGCAGTAGCGGGAGCAGCAACGGTGGCGGCGCCACCTCCGGTACGCCCGCTGGCACATATACCTTCACCGTCACAGGTACGTCTGGGGGCGTTGCCGTGACCGGATCGCCGGCGTTGACCCTCACCATCAACTAG
- a CDS encoding CBS domain-containing protein, translated as MTTLRELVKDRKVYSVEANRTVSEAARFMMEHNIGAVAVLRNGGLTGILSERDIMNRVVAVGRTPGTTAVSEVMTANPRSVPADETIEECLFIMREFGFRHLPIVDGEELKGLVSLRDVLMHHAAEIERQGRQAAS; from the coding sequence ATGACGACTCTCCGCGAGCTCGTAAAAGACCGCAAAGTTTATTCCGTGGAAGCCAATCGCACTGTGTCGGAGGCGGCGCGCTTCATGATGGAGCACAATATCGGCGCCGTGGCGGTGCTGCGCAACGGTGGATTGACGGGCATCCTGTCGGAGCGCGACATCATGAACCGCGTGGTGGCCGTGGGCCGCACGCCGGGCACCACCGCGGTTTCGGAAGTCATGACCGCCAATCCGCGCTCGGTTCCCGCCGATGAGACCATTGAGGAATGCCTGTTCATCATGCGGGAGTTCGGATTTCGCCATCTGCCGATCGTCGACGGCGAAGAGTTGAAGGGATTAGTATCGCTGCGCGACGTGCTCATGCATCACGCGGCTGAAATCGAGCGGCAGGGGCGGCAAGCGGCTTCGTAA
- a CDS encoding VOC family protein has protein sequence MNKLTLLLVSALVPICAFAQAAPQRPRILGIDHVSFYTTNPNGVKKLFAGVLGLASADPIESGESVRYLVGTQWVGYSPAPDPKATDRMDHVAFSTDNIVALRRYLTAQGVRVPEIQVRNDRSLFFVVNDPEGHRIEFVERTKQEGKGESASAGSSAASHHMIHAGFVVYHPDAEDRFYRDILGFRLYWHGHDKPDTSDDWVAMQVPDGTDWLEYMLNQPEHMDLEQTGEMNHISLGVADMKKAQAIMESNGWKAHRDEQAEIGKDGKWQLDVFDPDLSRVELMEFKNVQKPCCNDFSGPHPAD, from the coding sequence ATGAATAAACTTACGCTTCTGCTGGTCTCCGCTCTGGTGCCGATCTGTGCTTTTGCTCAAGCTGCGCCACAACGCCCGCGCATTCTTGGCATCGATCACGTCTCGTTCTACACGACGAATCCCAATGGCGTGAAAAAGCTCTTCGCTGGCGTACTCGGCTTGGCCTCCGCCGATCCTATCGAAAGCGGTGAATCGGTGCGCTACTTAGTCGGCACGCAGTGGGTGGGCTACAGTCCGGCGCCCGATCCCAAGGCGACCGACCGGATGGATCATGTTGCCTTCTCCACCGACAACATCGTTGCGCTGCGCCGGTATCTGACGGCACAGGGAGTGAGAGTTCCAGAGATTCAGGTGCGAAACGATCGCAGCCTCTTCTTCGTGGTGAACGATCCGGAGGGACATCGCATCGAGTTCGTGGAACGAACCAAACAAGAGGGCAAGGGCGAATCCGCGTCTGCCGGGTCCTCGGCGGCTTCGCACCACATGATCCATGCCGGCTTCGTTGTCTACCACCCCGACGCTGAAGATCGTTTCTACCGCGACATTCTCGGTTTCCGCCTGTACTGGCACGGACACGATAAGCCGGACACTTCCGACGACTGGGTCGCCATGCAGGTTCCCGACGGTACCGACTGGCTGGAATACATGCTGAACCAGCCCGAGCACATGGACTTGGAACAAACTGGAGAGATGAATCACATTTCGCTCGGAGTGGCCGACATGAAGAAGGCCCAAGCCATCATGGAGTCGAACGGCTGGAAGGCGCACCGCGATGAGCAGGCCGAGATCGGCAAGGACGGCAAGTGGCAGTTGGACGTGTTCGATCCCGACCTGTCGCGGGTCGAATTAATGGAATTCAAGAATGTGCAGAAGCCTTGCTGCAACGATTTCAGCGGGCCGCATCCCGCGGATTAG